In Parasegetibacter sp. NRK P23, a single genomic region encodes these proteins:
- a CDS encoding SusC/RagA family TonB-linked outer membrane protein, which produces MKKCVMLILVLLWAGACKLFAQEKQDSAIPKVKELEEVIISTGYQTIPKERSTGSFATIDNKLLNERVTTSIMERLDGTTAGLTFNKGTGAGITLRGLSTLGGMADNQLLIIVDNFIYNGNIADINPNDVQQVTLLKDAAAASIWGAKAGNGVIVITTKKGKFSQPAKISLHVNMRVLPEQDLFFEPTMPVPEYIALQEDLFEKGYYNTMLNSTAPTTIVNPVAEILGKHRAGTLSDEQKRYLLDSIGRNDLRNDFRKYFYRPAVSQQYALNVSGGSGNMTYYFSAGFDRSNAEVIGNHQSRATIRQQMNFKATNRLEISTTLQYVKNDATTGTEPLLLQTPWPYAKLADEQGNPLALPYEYRQSYKDTAGNGKLLDWNFRPLEEMRLADRSERGEDLLMNIGITFRMLKGMDVTAMYQRQSGNTAAQDYRSKESYFTRSRINQFTPPGGTYQSSAVPYGGILLYQNSRQLSQQARAQISYNREWNNHAVATIAGSEIQHTEAEADNSFLYGFDKNLLTSSNADLLRLHPRYMGGSASIALPTLRAGTSTRQVSFFTNATYTYKERYALSGSARRDASNLFGVSTNNKWTPLWSAGAAWTLSKEPFFNVNWIDMLKLRATYGYQGNTNTSVAGVLTIRYSPGADVLTNVPIASVSNVPNPDLRWERVGQTNIGTDFSLWAGRLSGSLEYYFKNCTDLVANAPIDPTLGAGDEIMKNSAVLHTKGVDVSLTGKLVDKAIKWSTTAFLTWNTNKVKKYLLSPSIARDLVENGGAINPVEGREAYALVAYPFAGLDPDTGAALGILNGQPSGDYAAIQVETKATDLYTPGSSRPEYVMGLRNMVSWKGIDLSFNLTGNFKYWQHRTYAGSGIFNGGLTGYQDYMNRWQLPGDELHTNLPAITYPVNLQQENFYRQSAAMVVRRDHIRLQNIHLNYTFSKTTLRVFSNVSFYTNLFNVAVLWKSNKEKGDPDAGKSFQQLRTTYAAGFKLNFK; this is translated from the coding sequence ATGAAGAAGTGTGTGATGCTTATACTGGTGCTGTTGTGGGCGGGCGCGTGTAAACTCTTCGCCCAGGAAAAACAGGATTCGGCGATACCGAAAGTAAAAGAATTGGAAGAAGTAATTATAAGTACGGGATACCAAACCATTCCCAAAGAAAGAAGTACGGGGTCTTTCGCAACCATTGACAATAAGCTGCTGAATGAAAGGGTGACCACATCTATAATGGAGCGGTTGGATGGAACCACCGCCGGACTAACGTTCAATAAAGGAACGGGGGCGGGTATAACGCTCAGGGGACTCAGCACGCTTGGTGGTATGGCCGATAATCAATTGCTGATTATCGTTGACAATTTCATTTACAATGGAAATATCGCGGATATTAACCCCAACGATGTACAACAGGTAACCCTGCTTAAAGATGCCGCCGCCGCATCTATCTGGGGCGCTAAAGCAGGAAATGGCGTGATCGTGATTACAACCAAAAAAGGGAAATTCTCTCAGCCCGCGAAAATTTCACTCCATGTGAACATGAGGGTGTTACCTGAGCAGGACTTGTTTTTTGAGCCCACCATGCCGGTGCCGGAATATATAGCGCTACAGGAGGACCTTTTTGAAAAGGGATACTATAATACGATGCTGAATAGTACGGCGCCAACTACAATTGTTAACCCCGTGGCGGAAATCCTGGGAAAACACAGGGCGGGGACGTTATCAGACGAACAAAAACGTTATTTACTGGATTCCATTGGAAGAAATGACTTGAGAAATGATTTCAGGAAGTATTTCTACCGGCCAGCCGTAAGTCAGCAGTACGCCTTGAACGTGTCCGGGGGAAGCGGAAATATGACGTACTATTTTTCAGCGGGCTTTGACAGATCGAATGCGGAAGTGATCGGTAACCACCAGTCCCGGGCCACCATCCGGCAACAAATGAATTTTAAGGCCACGAATCGACTGGAAATTAGCACAACGCTTCAGTATGTAAAGAACGACGCTACTACCGGAACGGAACCCCTTTTGCTGCAAACGCCCTGGCCATACGCCAAGCTGGCGGATGAGCAGGGCAACCCTTTAGCGCTTCCTTATGAATACCGGCAATCCTATAAAGACACCGCGGGAAACGGCAAACTGCTGGATTGGAACTTCCGTCCATTGGAGGAGATGCGTCTCGCCGATCGTTCCGAACGGGGCGAAGATCTTTTGATGAATATTGGCATCACCTTCCGCATGCTGAAAGGAATGGATGTAACGGCGATGTACCAGCGCCAGTCGGGCAATACAGCCGCGCAGGACTACCGGAGTAAAGAATCTTATTTTACCCGAAGCCGGATCAATCAGTTTACGCCCCCGGGAGGAACGTACCAGAGCAGTGCCGTTCCTTATGGCGGGATTTTATTGTACCAGAATAGCCGTCAACTTTCGCAACAGGCGCGCGCGCAAATTTCCTACAACCGGGAATGGAACAATCATGCAGTGGCCACGATTGCAGGATCGGAAATACAACATACAGAAGCGGAGGCAGACAACTCCTTTTTATATGGATTCGATAAAAACCTGCTTACCTCATCCAACGCAGATTTACTCAGGTTGCACCCAAGATATATGGGAGGTTCCGCCAGTATAGCACTCCCAACGTTACGCGCCGGTACCAGCACCAGACAGGTTTCGTTTTTTACGAACGCGACCTATACCTACAAAGAACGGTATGCGCTTTCAGGAAGCGCCAGAAGAGACGCCTCTAATCTGTTCGGGGTTTCTACAAATAATAAATGGACCCCGTTGTGGAGCGCCGGCGCAGCCTGGACCTTGTCAAAGGAGCCCTTCTTTAATGTGAATTGGATAGATATGCTGAAACTCCGGGCGACGTATGGGTATCAGGGGAATACCAATACTTCCGTAGCCGGGGTGCTTACGATCCGGTACAGCCCTGGTGCCGATGTACTCACCAATGTACCAATCGCTTCGGTAAGCAATGTGCCTAATCCCGATCTGCGTTGGGAAAGGGTGGGCCAGACAAATATCGGGACCGACTTCTCGCTTTGGGCCGGCAGACTCAGTGGATCGCTGGAATATTATTTTAAGAATTGTACTGACCTTGTTGCCAATGCTCCTATTGATCCAACACTGGGGGCGGGGGATGAAATCATGAAGAACAGCGCGGTGCTTCATACAAAAGGAGTTGACGTTTCACTCACCGGAAAGCTGGTGGATAAAGCGATCAAATGGAGTACAACGGCTTTTTTAACCTGGAACACCAACAAGGTTAAAAAGTACCTGCTCTCTCCATCCATTGCCCGCGACCTTGTAGAGAATGGCGGTGCCATCAATCCCGTGGAAGGAAGAGAAGCGTATGCATTGGTGGCATACCCTTTCGCCGGACTGGACCCCGATACCGGTGCCGCCCTTGGAATATTGAACGGGCAACCGTCCGGCGATTACGCGGCGATACAGGTTGAAACAAAAGCTACCGACCTTTATACGCCCGGCTCATCAAGGCCGGAGTATGTGATGGGGCTCCGGAATATGGTTTCGTGGAAAGGGATCGATCTTTCTTTTAACCTGACGGGAAACTTTAAATACTGGCAGCACCGCACTTATGCCGGTTCCGGCATCTTCAACGGCGGTCTTACTGGATATCAGGATTACATGAACAGGTGGCAGCTGCCCGGAGATGAATTGCATACCAACTTACCGGCGATTACTTACCCGGTGAACCTGCAGCAGGAAAATTTCTACCGGCAATCCGCTGCCATGGTGGTACGGAGAGACCATATCAGGTTGCAGAATATACACCTGAATTATACTTTCTCCAAGACCACATTACGCGTGTTCAGTAACGTGTCTTTTTACACGAACCTTTTTAATGTGGCGGTGCTTTGGAAGTCAAATAAAGAGAAAGGTGATCCGGATGCCGGAAAATCTTTCCAGCAACTGAGAACGACCTACGCTGCCGGTTTTAAACTGAATTTCAAATAA
- a CDS encoding RagB/SusD family nutrient uptake outer membrane protein, which translates to MKKYISIYVCLLSLIGLASCKKFLEEKSDKKLAIPETLSDYQALINSTSTMNVRFCGLAEVGSDNYYIRDKEWAALDDEPRLAYTWEWNGVSNGHWSNLYAIIFRANLVLENIGELKVLPAQTEEKRQLEGKALFFRAMAHFNVAQVWAPAYKKGGENDQPGIPLRSSYDINEPVTRSTVEQTYGHIVEDLRKASELVPVQVTHKAIPGKAAVLALLARVYLSMNDFENALLYADSTLLYNSAILNYNTLNPSSAGPVPALNEEVIFHAQCVMGGAMNATPNTVAKVDTGLYALYHQNDIRKAAYFGKNNDNTFFFKGGYDQSKSAPRFMGITVSEVLLIKAECEARRNNIEGAMDALNALLVKRWKSGTFVPYQASVQDEALALILEERRKELCFRSGLRWMDLKRFNTLPDERRSIKRLLNGEEVILDSEDKRLLWLIPLDVVRLSGITQNPR; encoded by the coding sequence ATGAAAAAGTACATCAGCATATATGTGTGTCTGCTTTCTTTAATAGGGCTCGCTTCCTGCAAGAAATTCCTGGAGGAGAAGTCCGACAAAAAGCTTGCGATCCCGGAAACGCTAAGTGATTACCAGGCCCTGATCAACAGCACATCCACCATGAATGTGAGGTTCTGCGGACTGGCTGAGGTGGGCAGTGACAATTATTATATCCGCGATAAAGAATGGGCCGCGCTGGACGATGAGCCCAGGCTGGCATATACCTGGGAATGGAATGGTGTTTCTAACGGGCATTGGTCCAACCTTTACGCCATCATATTCCGGGCAAACCTGGTACTGGAGAATATAGGCGAACTCAAGGTTTTGCCTGCGCAGACAGAAGAGAAAAGACAGTTGGAGGGGAAAGCGCTTTTCTTCCGGGCAATGGCACACTTTAATGTGGCCCAGGTTTGGGCGCCCGCCTATAAAAAAGGAGGGGAAAATGACCAGCCGGGTATTCCGTTGCGCAGTTCATACGATATCAATGAACCGGTAACAAGATCAACAGTGGAGCAAACTTATGGGCATATTGTAGAAGACCTTCGCAAAGCATCGGAACTTGTTCCTGTTCAGGTGACACACAAGGCCATTCCCGGCAAAGCCGCTGTTTTGGCGTTATTGGCAAGGGTGTATCTTTCTATGAATGATTTTGAAAACGCTTTGCTGTATGCGGATTCAACACTTTTGTACAATAGTGCCATACTGAATTATAATACACTGAATCCATCCTCTGCCGGTCCTGTTCCTGCTTTGAATGAAGAAGTTATTTTCCATGCGCAGTGCGTGATGGGTGGTGCAATGAACGCCACCCCCAACACGGTGGCAAAGGTGGATACAGGGTTGTACGCGCTATACCATCAGAACGATATCCGCAAGGCTGCCTATTTTGGAAAGAACAACGACAATACCTTTTTCTTTAAAGGCGGATACGATCAGTCCAAATCTGCACCCCGTTTTATGGGGATTACCGTAAGCGAAGTATTGCTTATCAAGGCGGAATGTGAGGCGAGGCGCAACAACATAGAAGGGGCGATGGACGCACTAAATGCGCTGCTGGTAAAAAGATGGAAGAGCGGAACCTTTGTCCCTTACCAGGCTTCTGTTCAGGATGAGGCGCTGGCTTTGATTTTGGAAGAAAGAAGGAAAGAACTTTGTTTCCGTTCCGGATTGCGGTGGATGGACCTTAAAAGGTTTAACACACTTCCCGATGAGCGGCGTTCCATCAAACGGCTATTAAATGGTGAAGAGGTAATACTTGATTCGGAGGACAAGAGATTGCTGTGGCTGATTCCGCTGGATGTGGTGCGTTTATCCGGAATAACACAGAACCCAAGGTAA
- a CDS encoding DUF6520 family protein encodes MKIKILLPLLAVVFAGIGAFAFTEKAVEKKFTPTYWEFTPQAPSTDPLDQENYTPFVGDPSTFCDGDARICVILATEDLSHPGFPAILGEPVESLIEQALQEGESLPEDGIYLRD; translated from the coding sequence ATGAAAATCAAAATTTTGTTACCGCTCCTGGCGGTGGTGTTCGCAGGTATCGGCGCTTTCGCATTTACTGAAAAAGCCGTAGAAAAAAAGTTTACGCCCACCTATTGGGAGTTTACACCCCAGGCGCCATCTACTGATCCGTTGGACCAGGAGAACTATACTCCTTTTGTGGGCGACCCCTCCACATTTTGCGACGGAGATGCCCGTATTTGCGTTATTCTCGCAACGGAAGACCTCTCTCATCCCGGCTTTCCCGCCATTCTTGGCGAACCGGTTGAATCCTTGATAGAACAAGCACTTCAGGAAGGTGAAAGTCTTCCGGAAGACGGCATCTATCTCCGTGATTAG
- a CDS encoding Crp/Fnr family transcriptional regulator encodes MEELVHYLRSRVMLSQGFLLCLGESLRYAQHAKGDFLLKAGQVAERIWFLKTGIVRWECEHITTWFSASGNMIYPAQSFNAQTPFRENIVAAQLCETWSISRKSVYTFYQCFPEMAALERAIKDEFQEQVREHSLFKSNPSLRERFRYLQQKFPELLYHVPDAHLASFLNMSERSFRNLKNARKKDTD; translated from the coding sequence ATGGAGGAGCTGGTTCATTATCTCCGGAGCCGGGTTATGCTTTCCCAGGGGTTTCTCCTTTGCCTGGGGGAGTCACTTCGTTATGCACAGCATGCGAAGGGCGATTTCCTCCTAAAGGCGGGGCAGGTAGCGGAAAGGATATGGTTCTTAAAAACGGGGATAGTCCGGTGGGAATGTGAACACATAACGACCTGGTTCAGCGCTTCGGGCAACATGATTTACCCTGCGCAAAGTTTTAATGCACAGACTCCCTTCCGGGAAAACATCGTAGCGGCACAGCTATGCGAAACCTGGTCCATCAGCCGCAAATCAGTTTATACTTTTTACCAGTGTTTTCCCGAAATGGCGGCGCTGGAGCGTGCCATTAAAGACGAGTTCCAGGAACAGGTAAGAGAACACTCCCTATTTAAATCGAATCCATCGTTGCGGGAAAGGTTCCGGTACCTCCAACAAAAGTTCCCGGAATTGCTGTACCATGTTCCGGATGCGCACCTGGCCTCCTTCCTGAATATGAGCGAGCGAAGTTTCAGAAACCTGAAGAACGCCAGAAAAAAGGATACGGATTAA
- a CDS encoding helix-turn-helix domain-containing protein: MKWNDASIHNGMGQVNYTTTLARSTTRNKVTLLARDMIISGHTATSVSTGFADMCLILVLKGKVDVESGTENIRIANRSVLLFPVKPSSEVFIKLLKPHVKILVWGFPRSHFLLPVTTTGSSSDLFRISGPVSAGITRFTEQYVNALLFQPHLPAELDHPDVHLSNILATVSGWRMVREDAFFQSRDKKAVHASILFIEHCMPGEFSLKELCIQVNASESTLRRAFIRETGMRLQDHIKQVKLRKSQQLLLQRPALEIKEVAYMLGFSSPSQFSVFIRRNLGVSPGTYRAKNLPPE, from the coding sequence ATGAAATGGAACGATGCCAGCATACATAATGGTATGGGGCAAGTAAATTATACTACAACCCTTGCCCGCAGCACAACCCGGAATAAAGTAACCCTTCTGGCAAGAGACATGATCATTTCCGGTCACACGGCAACGTCTGTTTCCACGGGCTTTGCAGATATGTGTCTTATCCTCGTACTAAAGGGTAAGGTGGATGTGGAAAGCGGGACCGAAAACATTCGCATAGCAAACAGGTCGGTGTTACTTTTTCCCGTAAAGCCATCCTCGGAGGTTTTCATTAAGCTGTTAAAGCCTCATGTTAAAATACTGGTATGGGGGTTTCCGCGGTCCCATTTTTTACTTCCCGTTACAACAACCGGCTCAAGCAGCGATTTATTTCGCATATCCGGACCTGTAAGCGCCGGTATCACCCGTTTTACCGAGCAATACGTGAATGCACTGCTTTTTCAACCCCATCTGCCTGCTGAGTTGGATCATCCCGATGTTCATCTTTCAAATATTCTGGCTACGGTTAGCGGCTGGCGCATGGTGCGGGAGGACGCGTTTTTCCAGTCAAGAGACAAAAAAGCCGTTCATGCCAGCATTCTTTTTATAGAACATTGTATGCCCGGAGAATTTTCGCTGAAAGAATTGTGCATCCAGGTAAACGCAAGTGAAAGCACCCTCCGGAGAGCGTTTATCCGTGAAACAGGCATGCGTTTGCAGGACCACATCAAACAGGTCAAACTCCGGAAATCTCAGCAACTGCTGCTGCAAAGACCAGCACTGGAGATCAAAGAAGTGGCTTATATGCTGGGCTTCTCCTCCCCTTCCCAGTTCTCGGTTTTTATACGGAGAAATCTGGGTGTTTCTCCCGGTACTTACAGAGCAAAAAACCTACCGCCTGAATGA